Proteins encoded within one genomic window of Pseudomonas cannabina:
- a CDS encoding WavE lipopolysaccharide synthesis family protein — MHHLSAVDSRKISVVIQGPLYRNLSPERNIFACIASIRAHLPQAEIIVSTWRSEDISAIEVDQIVVSDDPGSFIDDADNQINTNRMLRSTLCGIQAATRPYVMKMRADHNLTSAALAVAGQYDETESAELRLFDTPITATTLYIRDPARFPLLFHISDLVQFGSRDAMLFMWEQPLFERADLFNPKPSRNPFGNFVGYTSARMVSEQAIMLGAMRRRGIDAKLTRPCQVGLSNLKLWDEVLRCNFRVLDHGVAGVDFPERFVANNYVLKTLYSAADIEQLRHLGTEAYTVRIMRIWLNQYVLNCLRPGWWVSSITIALFTISPTLAKAVRSYWRKSRKLVHAEAYRV; from the coding sequence ATGCATCATCTTTCGGCTGTTGATTCCAGAAAAATCAGCGTAGTTATTCAAGGCCCGCTCTACCGCAACCTGAGCCCCGAACGGAATATCTTCGCCTGCATCGCATCGATCAGAGCGCACCTGCCGCAGGCGGAAATCATCGTGTCGACCTGGCGCAGTGAAGACATTTCGGCCATCGAGGTCGATCAGATTGTCGTGTCAGATGACCCTGGTTCTTTCATCGATGATGCCGACAACCAGATCAACACCAACCGCATGCTGCGATCAACGTTGTGCGGGATTCAGGCTGCGACAAGGCCCTACGTCATGAAGATGCGCGCCGATCACAACCTGACCAGCGCAGCCCTCGCCGTTGCGGGGCAGTACGACGAGACCGAGTCAGCCGAGCTGCGCCTTTTCGATACGCCCATCACTGCTACAACGCTCTACATCCGTGACCCGGCGCGCTTCCCTCTACTGTTCCACATCTCCGATCTGGTTCAGTTCGGCAGCCGCGACGCCATGCTTTTCATGTGGGAACAGCCGCTGTTCGAAAGGGCAGACCTCTTCAACCCGAAACCTTCACGCAACCCCTTCGGAAACTTCGTCGGCTACACGTCTGCACGTATGGTCAGCGAACAGGCGATCATGCTCGGCGCCATGCGCAGGCGTGGCATAGACGCCAAACTGACGAGACCGTGCCAGGTGGGGCTAAGCAATCTGAAATTGTGGGACGAAGTTCTGAGGTGCAACTTCAGGGTACTGGACCATGGCGTCGCCGGTGTCGATTTCCCCGAACGTTTCGTGGCAAATAATTACGTGCTGAAAACGCTCTACAGCGCCGCAGATATAGAGCAACTGCGGCATCTCGGAACCGAAGCCTACACGGTCAGGATCATGCGCATCTGGCTCAATCAGTACGTGCTGAACTGCCTGCGACCTGGCTGGTGGGTATCCTCCATCACCATCGCGCTATTCACGATCTCGCCAACACTGGCCAAGGCCGTGCGCTCGTACTGGCGCAAGTCGAGGAAGCTGGTGCATGCGGAGGCGTATCGGGTTTAG
- a CDS encoding IclR family transcriptional regulator, translated as MTVTESDRGSVGVIARAAAILRTLEDEPKGLSLGAIAKKSGLPRSTVQRMVDALAQEELLEVNGPGGVCLGPALMRLASHSHVDITQKARPYLEELSRATGETAVLIGASGAELLILHTVVSPSALRVAPVAGNFLSIYATAGGKILLSAMSDKAVRNILGSKVKQLTAQTPTLEQLFGQLEEIRQSGFATDFDEHTPGVGAIAVGLQTPQGQYAIDVVGPVWRIEKAIDTIKAALIKCQRDLTDAMRSIA; from the coding sequence ATGACGGTTACGGAATCTGATCGGGGCAGTGTCGGCGTCATCGCGCGGGCGGCAGCAATCCTGCGGACTCTGGAAGACGAACCCAAGGGTTTAAGCCTCGGAGCCATCGCTAAAAAAAGTGGACTGCCACGCTCCACCGTTCAGCGGATGGTGGATGCGTTGGCTCAAGAGGAACTTCTGGAAGTAAATGGTCCAGGTGGGGTTTGTCTGGGTCCGGCATTGATGCGTCTGGCCTCGCACAGCCATGTCGACATCACACAGAAGGCGCGGCCGTACCTTGAAGAGTTGTCGCGGGCAACAGGCGAAACAGCGGTTCTGATAGGTGCCAGCGGAGCCGAATTGTTGATTCTGCACACGGTGGTCTCACCCAGTGCGCTACGTGTCGCGCCAGTAGCGGGTAACTTCCTGAGTATCTACGCAACAGCGGGTGGCAAAATCCTGTTGTCTGCCATGAGTGATAAGGCAGTGAGAAATATTCTGGGCTCCAAGGTCAAGCAGCTGACTGCCCAGACACCAACCCTCGAACAGTTATTTGGGCAGCTCGAAGAGATTCGGCAGAGCGGATTTGCAACGGACTTCGATGAGCACACACCAGGTGTTGGCGCAATCGCAGTCGGCCTGCAGACGCCACAAGGTCAGTACGCGATTGACGTAGTCGGACCCGTTTGGCGAATAGAAAAAGCCATCGACACCATCAAGGCGGCGTTGATCAAATGCCAGAGAGATCTGACCGACGCGATGCGCAGCATCGCCTGA
- a CDS encoding MFS transporter, translating to MVLLQVSLVGIVYRINDLSSSPRNRNFLLSAPIKPPVPAPFGWRLAIGLVGVLLAALTAGINDRVTETVLADILGVFGLSHDHGTWIGTAYAAAEVSAMLLSPWLAMTFSIRRYAIVMTCSFTLFGILTPFAPNYESLVMLRVLQGLAGGALPPLLMTAALRFLPWHIKLYGLSAYALTATFGPNLATPLAALWTDGGDWRMVFWQVVPTSLIGAGLIAYGLPQDPIRLERFKQADWRGALLGVSGISMLIVALTQGERLDWLNSPLIAFMLLGAATTLPLFLLNEWFHPLPLFKLQLLERRNFAFGIVTLCLFLMLTMAGGSIPSAYLTEIQGYRYLQTMPTALMIALPQLLLTPLVAFVVNRNWVDSRYVIGAGLVLMAIACIGGSLLTSEWVREDFYALQIIHAFAQPMIVVPLLMNATGVIQPMEGPFASSMVNTLRGLFSVVGASALENLITHREHLHSNTLLDGLYASHKLFDPLQTSNLAAIAERVQRQAYVLSFSDAYLALLVVVAVLLIVLLTLPRRAYPPQPPVSQ from the coding sequence ATGGTCTTGCTCCAAGTATCATTGGTTGGTATAGTGTATCGAATAAATGATTTGTCATCGTCTCCCCGCAACAGGAATTTTCTTTTGTCAGCACCTATTAAGCCCCCTGTTCCGGCACCATTCGGTTGGCGACTGGCTATCGGCTTGGTGGGCGTATTGCTCGCTGCTCTCACCGCCGGTATCAACGACCGGGTCACCGAAACGGTTCTGGCAGATATTCTAGGTGTTTTTGGTTTGAGTCACGACCACGGTACCTGGATTGGCACCGCCTATGCTGCGGCGGAAGTGAGCGCCATGCTGCTATCGCCATGGCTGGCCATGACGTTCTCAATTCGCCGCTATGCCATTGTGATGACGTGCTCTTTTACCCTGTTCGGCATCCTCACACCTTTCGCACCCAACTATGAAAGCCTGGTCATGCTGCGCGTGTTGCAGGGGCTGGCAGGGGGCGCGTTGCCACCGCTGTTGATGACCGCCGCCCTGCGCTTCTTGCCATGGCACATCAAATTGTATGGACTTTCTGCATATGCCCTGACGGCAACGTTCGGCCCTAACCTTGCTACACCGCTAGCCGCGCTGTGGACGGATGGCGGCGATTGGAGAATGGTGTTCTGGCAGGTCGTGCCTACAAGTTTGATAGGTGCTGGCTTAATTGCCTATGGCCTGCCTCAGGATCCGATTCGGCTGGAACGCTTCAAGCAGGCCGACTGGCGTGGCGCATTGCTAGGCGTGTCTGGCATTTCCATGCTGATAGTGGCCCTTACTCAGGGAGAGCGACTCGATTGGCTGAACTCGCCGCTGATTGCATTCATGCTCCTGGGCGCTGCAACGACATTGCCTCTGTTTCTGCTTAACGAATGGTTCCACCCCCTGCCGTTGTTTAAGTTACAGCTGCTGGAGCGTCGCAATTTCGCCTTCGGTATCGTGACTCTTTGCCTGTTCCTGATGCTGACGATGGCTGGCGGTTCCATTCCTTCGGCGTACCTGACAGAGATTCAGGGATATCGTTATCTGCAGACTATGCCAACGGCCCTGATGATTGCTCTCCCGCAATTGCTACTGACGCCCTTGGTGGCCTTCGTGGTCAATCGCAATTGGGTGGACTCCCGGTATGTCATCGGTGCGGGACTCGTCTTGATGGCTATCGCCTGCATCGGTGGTTCACTTTTGACCAGTGAGTGGGTTCGCGAAGACTTTTATGCGCTGCAGATCATCCATGCATTTGCACAGCCCATGATCGTGGTGCCGTTGTTGATGAACGCCACAGGCGTGATCCAGCCCATGGAAGGCCCATTTGCGTCCTCCATGGTCAACACCCTGCGAGGCCTGTTTTCAGTCGTCGGTGCTTCTGCACTGGAAAACCTGATCACTCATCGGGAGCACCTGCACTCCAACACGCTGCTGGATGGTCTGTACGCGAGCCATAAGCTATTTGATCCGCTCCAGACTTCAAATCTCGCAGCCATCGCTGAGCGTGTTCAGCGGCAAGCATACGTGCTGAGCTTCAGCGACGCCTATCTCGCGTTGCTGGTGGTTGTCGCCGTCTTGCTTATCGTCTTGCTGACCCTGCCCCGACGCGCCTATCCACCGCAACCTCCGGTATCGCAATGA
- a CDS encoding HlyD family secretion protein → MKQHRTAISLVCSAVVLCAVYSAYHVLSTDAVQSTDDAYVRADSVLISARLPGQVTKVLVDDNQAVKAGQILAELDDRDFLVARASAAATVSAAKAQLLNLQASIERQAAVIDQAAATTRATAASLKFAQVNQQRYLNLSNAGAGTQQERQRAESELQSWQASRDRDEASRVAATKTLDVLKAQLEAAKAELAKDQAALSQAELNVSYTRITAPQDGMVGLRSVRVGAYVSQGQPLMAVVPLHEAFVVANFRETQLARMVMNQAVELHVDSIPDHSFRGHIESVAPATGVSFSEIAPDNATGNFTKVVQRIPVKIMFEPNQADLDRLRIGMSVVASVDTTKGQR, encoded by the coding sequence ATGAAACAACACAGAACCGCCATCAGCCTGGTCTGCTCCGCTGTCGTCCTATGCGCCGTGTATAGCGCTTATCACGTTCTTTCCACCGATGCTGTACAGAGCACCGACGATGCCTACGTCAGAGCAGACTCGGTGCTGATTTCTGCACGTCTTCCGGGACAGGTTACGAAGGTACTGGTGGATGACAACCAGGCGGTCAAAGCCGGCCAGATACTTGCCGAACTCGATGATCGTGATTTTCTGGTCGCTCGAGCATCGGCGGCAGCGACCGTATCGGCTGCCAAGGCACAATTATTAAACCTGCAGGCGAGTATCGAGCGTCAGGCAGCAGTTATTGATCAAGCTGCGGCCACTACCCGTGCAACCGCAGCATCGCTGAAATTCGCTCAGGTCAACCAGCAGCGCTATCTGAACCTTTCGAATGCTGGGGCGGGAACGCAGCAAGAACGTCAGAGAGCTGAATCGGAACTGCAAAGCTGGCAAGCGTCGCGCGACCGCGATGAGGCGTCCCGGGTTGCCGCAACCAAAACCCTCGATGTGCTAAAGGCCCAGCTCGAAGCCGCGAAGGCCGAACTTGCCAAGGATCAGGCCGCGTTGAGTCAGGCTGAGCTGAACGTTTCCTACACCAGAATTACCGCTCCACAGGACGGCATGGTAGGCCTGCGCTCGGTTCGCGTCGGCGCCTATGTTTCACAAGGGCAGCCCCTGATGGCTGTTGTGCCGCTACACGAAGCCTTTGTAGTGGCCAATTTTCGAGAAACTCAGCTGGCACGTATGGTCATGAATCAGGCAGTCGAATTGCACGTCGACAGTATTCCGGATCACAGCTTTCGAGGGCATATCGAAAGTGTCGCGCCGGCGACCGGCGTGTCCTTTTCGGAGATCGCACCGGATAACGCGACTGGCAACTTCACGAAAGTCGTTCAGCGAATTCCAGTGAAAATTATGTTTGAGCCGAATCAGGCTGATCTTGATCGGTTGCGTATCGGTATGTCGGTCGTCGCCAGTGTCGACACTACCAAGGGGCAGAGATGA
- a CDS encoding efflux transporter outer membrane subunit, producing the protein MKRTLLFMALACLGACSVGPDFHAPRSELPETWQANIQPGSTLTGKADSQWWQQLGDSQLTTLVERAAKANFDVRMASNRLEQSRLMRQVTGSEQLPGVSANGAYERARNSSVGNLDESGLEGQASFELWSGAIDASWELDLWGHVRRNIEAADADVALTQAQRDGVLLSIVAETASNYIRLRGVQARLGVARQNLEIARQSYQLTKTRFDNGVTTNLDTANSAAQVATIEAQLPVLGAQQDRLINVLSLLMGEAPRALRADLIEPKAIPNPAPDVPVGLPSELAQRRPDIQQSEAALHRATAAIGVAQADFYPRISLGASIGSQALNGSSFGDWGSRMWSYGPSLYLPVFQGGRLTGTLELRKRQEQEAAIDYQRVVLNAWHEVDNAMTDYSAEQQHHIALAEAVRQNMIALSTARDRYSQGAADFINVLGVQRALLATQSELVDSATQAALDRVQLYRVLGGSWPKE; encoded by the coding sequence ATGAAGCGCACTTTGCTGTTCATGGCGTTGGCGTGTCTGGGGGCATGCTCGGTCGGCCCGGACTTTCATGCCCCGCGTTCTGAGCTTCCAGAGACCTGGCAAGCTAACATCCAGCCGGGCTCAACCCTCACCGGGAAAGCTGATAGCCAGTGGTGGCAGCAACTAGGGGATTCTCAGCTCACCACTTTGGTCGAACGTGCGGCGAAAGCCAACTTTGACGTGCGTATGGCCAGCAATCGCCTGGAACAGAGCAGGCTGATGCGCCAGGTAACCGGCAGTGAGCAGCTCCCGGGCGTCAGTGCCAACGGCGCGTACGAGCGGGCGCGGAACAGCTCTGTGGGTAATCTTGACGAGTCTGGCCTGGAAGGCCAGGCGTCTTTCGAACTTTGGAGCGGCGCTATCGACGCCAGCTGGGAGCTCGACCTCTGGGGGCATGTGCGCCGCAATATCGAGGCGGCTGATGCCGACGTCGCGTTGACTCAAGCGCAGCGTGACGGCGTCCTGCTGAGCATTGTTGCTGAAACCGCCAGCAACTATATACGCCTCAGGGGTGTTCAAGCCCGTCTTGGGGTCGCCCGGCAAAACCTGGAGATCGCCCGGCAAAGTTACCAACTGACCAAGACTCGCTTTGACAATGGTGTAACTACCAATCTGGACACTGCCAACTCGGCGGCCCAAGTGGCGACCATTGAAGCCCAGCTTCCTGTGCTTGGCGCTCAGCAAGACCGCTTGATCAACGTCTTGAGCTTGTTAATGGGCGAGGCGCCGCGGGCGCTGCGTGCCGACTTGATTGAGCCGAAGGCCATCCCGAATCCGGCACCGGATGTGCCGGTCGGCCTGCCATCCGAGCTTGCTCAGCGTCGCCCCGACATTCAACAAAGCGAGGCGGCTTTGCACCGCGCAACGGCAGCTATTGGCGTGGCACAGGCCGACTTCTACCCCCGCATCAGCTTAGGCGCCAGTATCGGTTCCCAGGCCTTGAACGGTTCCAGCTTCGGGGACTGGGGATCTCGGATGTGGTCCTACGGACCAAGTTTGTACCTTCCCGTTTTTCAGGGTGGCCGCCTTACCGGCACTTTGGAGTTGCGAAAGCGTCAGGAGCAGGAAGCCGCAATCGACTATCAGCGCGTGGTGCTTAACGCATGGCATGAAGTCGACAATGCCATGACTGATTACTCGGCCGAACAGCAACATCACATAGCCTTGGCCGAAGCTGTGCGTCAGAACATGATAGCGCTGAGTACGGCGCGCGACCGCTACAGCCAAGGCGCAGCAGATTTCATTAACGTGCTGGGTGTACAGCGCGCGCTATTGGCCACTCAAAGCGAGCTGGTCGACAGCGCTACGCAGGCGGCACTTGACCGGGTGCAGCTGTATCGAGTTCTCGGTGGCAGTTGGCCCAAGGAGTGA
- a CDS encoding LexA family transcriptional regulator — protein MNTSGDRLRILLRECHLTATDFAANRKITPQHVNNWFKRGVPMARIDEVAELLTVNARWLRTGEGPKHPNEPANENTGGDTRMIIQQTRNVLRGDVEIQIFTEVESTNGVGKTVLAEAPGQRIRLPLQVLQTMGIDPKNCICVAMVGNSMADKIQDGSILGVDRELTQVIDGEIYALEHGGILRVRYLYRLPNGGLRLRSHNDAEYPDEVFSAEDIDQEKIRILGWIFWWSTLNSRRNAMLLL, from the coding sequence ATGAATACATCAGGCGATCGACTCCGCATCCTCCTTCGGGAGTGCCACCTCACCGCGACTGATTTTGCCGCCAACCGCAAAATCACGCCGCAGCACGTCAACAACTGGTTCAAACGCGGCGTGCCCATGGCGCGCATCGACGAGGTGGCTGAACTATTAACCGTGAACGCCCGCTGGCTGCGCACCGGCGAAGGCCCCAAACACCCCAACGAACCCGCCAACGAAAACACCGGCGGCGATACCCGAATGATCATCCAGCAAACCAGAAACGTCCTGCGCGGAGACGTGGAAATTCAGATCTTCACCGAAGTCGAATCCACTAATGGCGTCGGCAAAACCGTCCTGGCCGAAGCGCCCGGACAACGAATCCGCCTGCCCCTGCAAGTCTTGCAAACCATGGGCATCGACCCGAAAAACTGCATCTGCGTGGCCATGGTCGGCAATAGCATGGCCGACAAGATCCAGGACGGCTCGATCCTCGGCGTCGACCGTGAACTGACCCAGGTCATCGACGGCGAAATCTACGCCCTGGAACACGGCGGCATCCTGCGCGTCCGCTACCTCTACCGCCTCCCCAACGGCGGCCTGCGCCTGCGCAGCCACAACGACGCCGAGTACCCGGACGAAGTGTTCAGCGCCGAAGATATCGATCAGGAGAAAATCCGGATTCTGGGCTGGATATTCTGGTGGTCGACACTGAACAGCCGGCGCAATGCGATGTTGCTGTTGTGA
- the ppa gene encoding inorganic diphosphatase, which produces MSYSKIPAGKDLPNDIYVAIEIPANHAPIKYEIDKDTDCLFVDRFMATPMFYPANYGFIPNTLADDGDPLDVLVVTPYPVTPGSVIRARPVGILHMTDDGGGDAKVIAVPHDKLSQLYVDVKEYTDLPPLLLEQIKHFFENYKDLEKGKWVKIEGWGNADAARAEIMKSVEAFKG; this is translated from the coding sequence ATGAGCTACAGCAAGATTCCAGCAGGTAAAGACCTGCCGAACGACATCTACGTCGCCATCGAAATCCCGGCCAACCACGCGCCGATCAAGTACGAAATCGATAAAGACACCGATTGCCTGTTCGTTGACCGTTTCATGGCCACCCCGATGTTCTACCCGGCCAACTACGGTTTCATCCCCAACACCCTGGCGGACGACGGCGACCCGCTGGACGTGCTGGTAGTGACCCCTTACCCGGTTACCCCGGGTTCGGTCATCCGCGCGCGCCCGGTCGGCATCCTGCACATGACGGACGACGGCGGCGGCGATGCCAAAGTCATCGCAGTGCCCCACGACAAGCTGTCCCAGCTGTACGTCGACGTGAAAGAGTACACCGACCTGCCACCTCTGCTGCTTGAGCAGATCAAGCACTTCTTCGAGAACTACAAGGATCTCGAAAAAGGCAAATGGGTGAAGATCGAAGGTTGGGGCAACGCTGACGCCGCCCGTGCCGAAATCATGAAATCGGTTGAAGCTTTCAAAGGCTGA
- a CDS encoding zinc-dependent peptidase encodes MWSLSNWRRRRTLARHPVAAELWQTVRERLPILDGLSTEQDAQLRDACVLFLNDKYLSALPGVELDDEQRLFLAAQAQLPLLSLGELNWYQGFHEIVLYPDDFFSPQRHRDASGVEHEWDGEHSGEAWLQGPVILAWPGVLSSGDWDGYNLVIHELAHKLDMLNGDANGLPPLHSDMRVTEWAAVMQSAFDDLNRQPDQDPDAETAIDPYAAQDPAEFFAVNSEYFFSAPDLLHDSYPAVYEQLKAFYRQDTLARLNQLRQQNPAYQDT; translated from the coding sequence ATGTGGTCACTCAGCAACTGGCGCAGGCGGCGAACCCTCGCCCGACACCCGGTTGCTGCCGAGCTGTGGCAGACGGTGCGCGAGCGTCTGCCCATCCTTGACGGCCTGAGCACCGAGCAGGACGCGCAATTGCGTGACGCCTGCGTGCTGTTTCTGAACGACAAATACCTCAGTGCGCTACCGGGCGTCGAGCTGGATGACGAGCAACGGCTGTTTCTCGCCGCTCAGGCACAACTGCCGCTGCTGAGCCTCGGCGAACTGAACTGGTATCAGGGTTTTCATGAAATCGTGCTGTACCCCGACGACTTCTTCAGCCCGCAGCGCCATCGCGATGCCAGCGGCGTCGAGCACGAGTGGGACGGCGAACACAGTGGCGAAGCGTGGCTGCAAGGCCCGGTGATTCTGGCTTGGCCGGGCGTGCTGAGCAGCGGCGACTGGGACGGCTACAACCTGGTGATCCACGAACTGGCGCACAAACTCGACATGCTCAACGGCGACGCCAACGGCCTGCCGCCGCTGCACAGCGACATGCGGGTGACCGAATGGGCCGCGGTCATGCAGAGCGCGTTCGATGATCTCAACCGGCAACCGGATCAGGACCCGGACGCAGAAACCGCCATAGATCCCTACGCCGCACAAGACCCGGCCGAGTTCTTCGCGGTGAACAGCGAGTACTTTTTCAGCGCCCCTGACCTGCTGCACGACAGCTACCCGGCAGTCTACGAACAGCTCAAAGCGTTCTACCGGCAGGACACCCTGGCGCGGCTGAATCAGTTACGCCAACAAAACCCGGCTTATCAGGACACCTGA
- a CDS encoding DedA family protein: protein MEFNPLDLILHLDVYLDLLVTNYGPWVYAILFLVIFCETGLVVMPFLPGDSLLFIAGAVAAGGGMDPVLLAGLLMLAAIIGDSTNYVIGRTVGERLFSNPKSRIFRRDYLLRTQDFYARHGGKTVTLARFLPIIRTFAPFVAGVGRMSYPRFVGFSVLGSVLWVGSLVTLGFFFGNVPFIKQNLTLLVLAIILLSLVPMIIGVVRSRSAPPVDAR, encoded by the coding sequence ATGGAATTCAACCCGCTCGACCTTATCCTGCATCTCGACGTCTACCTCGACCTGCTGGTAACCAACTACGGCCCTTGGGTCTACGCGATCCTGTTTCTGGTGATTTTCTGCGAGACCGGGCTGGTGGTGATGCCGTTCCTGCCGGGCGATTCGCTGCTGTTCATCGCTGGCGCTGTGGCTGCCGGAGGTGGCATGGACCCGGTTCTACTGGCCGGGCTGCTGATGCTCGCGGCGATCATAGGTGACAGCACCAATTACGTCATCGGCCGCACGGTTGGCGAAAGGCTGTTCAGTAATCCCAAATCGCGCATCTTCCGCCGCGACTACCTGTTGCGTACGCAGGATTTTTACGCTCGCCATGGCGGCAAAACCGTGACGCTGGCGCGCTTTCTGCCAATCATCCGCACCTTCGCGCCGTTCGTGGCCGGCGTTGGCAGAATGTCCTATCCGCGCTTCGTCGGCTTCAGTGTGCTGGGCTCGGTGCTGTGGGTCGGCAGCCTGGTGACGCTGGGGTTCTTCTTCGGCAACGTGCCGTTCATCAAGCAAAACCTGACGCTGTTGGTGCTCGCCATCATCCTGCTCTCGCTGGTGCCGATGATCATTGGCGTGGTGCGCAGCCGCAGCGCGCCGCCGGTCGACGCTCGCTAA
- a CDS encoding GNAT family N-acetyltransferase yields the protein MRIIQATLEHLDLLCPLFIKYREFYGESPFPDSSREFLEKRLRRDESVIYLALANDDEGRLLGFCQLYPSYSSLSLKRVWILNDIYVAEDARRQLVADHLMKQAKKMARETHAVRLRVSTSSNNEVAHKVYESISFKEDTQFKNYVLPISSD from the coding sequence ATGCGGATCATCCAAGCGACTCTTGAACACCTGGACCTGCTCTGCCCGCTGTTCATCAAATACCGGGAGTTCTATGGCGAATCGCCGTTCCCGGACTCTTCACGAGAGTTCCTCGAAAAGCGCCTGCGTCGCGATGAGTCGGTCATCTATCTGGCGCTGGCCAATGATGACGAAGGCAGGCTGCTGGGTTTCTGCCAGTTGTATCCGAGCTACTCGTCGCTGTCGCTGAAACGGGTGTGGATTCTCAACGATATTTACGTAGCCGAAGATGCCCGCCGCCAACTGGTCGCCGATCACCTGATGAAACAGGCGAAAAAGATGGCCAGGGAGACCCATGCCGTCCGACTGCGGGTGTCCACCAGCAGCAACAACGAGGTGGCGCACAAGGTCTATGAGTCCATCAGTTTCAAGGAAGACACTCAGTTCAAGAACTACGTGTTGCCGATCAGTTCAGACTGA
- the eutC gene encoding ethanolamine ammonia-lyase subunit EutC — MSDQPMNEVQDNSQPANPWLELRRLTSARIALGRTGTSLPTAAQLDFQAAHAQARDAVHLEFDHAAISAQLAEKGRESMLLHSAAADRHSYLQRPDLGRRLNEESAQALREYAAAHPGGLDLAVVVADGLSALAVHRHAVPFLTRLEEQARAEGWTLSPVIMVEQGRVAVADEVGELLGAKMVVILIGERPGLSSPDSLGLYFTYGPKVGLNDAHRNCISNVRLEGLSYAMAAHRLLYLMREACRRQISGVSLKDEAELNSIESDSAADHSDKHIGNFLLDGPVDPQ, encoded by the coding sequence ATGAGTGATCAGCCGATGAACGAAGTACAAGACAACTCCCAGCCCGCCAATCCTTGGCTGGAACTGCGCCGCCTGACGTCCGCGCGTATCGCATTGGGCCGCACCGGCACCAGCCTGCCGACCGCCGCGCAACTCGACTTCCAGGCGGCTCATGCGCAAGCGCGCGACGCCGTACACCTTGAGTTCGATCACGCAGCGATCAGCGCGCAACTGGCGGAAAAAGGCCGCGAAAGCATGCTGCTGCACAGTGCAGCCGCCGACCGGCACAGCTATTTGCAGCGCCCGGATCTGGGCAGACGTCTGAACGAAGAGTCGGCGCAGGCATTACGCGAGTACGCCGCCGCTCATCCGGGCGGGCTCGATCTGGCAGTGGTCGTGGCTGACGGGCTGTCTGCGCTCGCCGTCCATCGGCATGCCGTGCCATTCCTGACGCGGCTGGAAGAACAGGCCCGCGCCGAAGGCTGGACGCTGTCGCCAGTGATCATGGTCGAACAGGGCCGCGTGGCCGTGGCGGATGAAGTCGGCGAACTGCTCGGTGCGAAGATGGTGGTGATTCTGATCGGCGAACGCCCCGGTCTCAGCTCCCCGGACAGCCTCGGCCTGTACTTCACCTATGGCCCTAAAGTCGGCCTGAACGACGCGCACCGTAATTGTATTTCAAACGTGCGCCTTGAAGGCTTGAGCTACGCTATGGCCGCGCACCGCCTGCTTTACCTGATGCGCGAAGCCTGTCGCCGGCAGATTTCCGGGGTCAGCCTGAAGGACGAGGCCGAGCTGAACAGCATAGAATCCGACAGTGCTGCTGATCATTCAGACAAGCACATCGGCAACTTCCTGCTCGACGGCCCGGTAGACCCGCAGTAG